A region of Sugiyamaella lignohabitans strain CBS 10342 chromosome A, complete sequence DNA encodes the following proteins:
- the ENP1 gene encoding Enp1p (Protein associated with U3 and U14 snoRNAs; required for pre-rRNA processing and 40S ribosomal subunit synthesis; localized in the nucleus and concentrated in the nucleolus; GO_component: GO:0030686 - 90S preribosome [Evidence IDA] [PMID 12150911]; GO_component: GO:0005737 - cytoplasm [Evidence IEA,IEA]; GO_component: GO:0005737 - cytoplasm [Evidence IDA] [PMID 12150911]; GO_component: GO:0005730 - nucleolus [Evidence IEA]; GO_component: GO:0005730 - nucleolus [Evidence IDA] [PMID 12150911]; GO_component: GO:0005634 - nucleus [Evidence IEA]; GO_component: GO:0005634 - nucleus [Evidence IDA] [PMID 9034325]; GO_component: GO:0030688 - preribosome, small subunit precursor [Evidence IDA] [PMID 16738661]; GO_function: GO:0030515 - snoRNA binding [Evidence IDA] [PMID 12527778]; GO_process: GO:0000447 - endonucleolytic cleavage in ITS1 to separate SSU-rRNA from 5.8S rRNA and LSU-rRNA from tricistronic rRNA transcript (SSU-rRNA, 5.8S rRNA, LSU-rRNA) [Evidence IMP] [PMID 15590835]; GO_process: GO:0006364 - rRNA processing [Evidence IMP,IPI] [PMID 12527778]; GO_process: GO:0042254 - ribosome biogenesis [Evidence IEA]), whose amino-acid sequence MPKAIKQDQKLRHDPLHMELAQEGGVLRSQTKSKAGRAKKVGEDSEDKAEGFVGASLSRKILQIAKEQQDEIEQEENQGSARNRSSANFGFDDEDITGRFGNDDEESDDEDYEDYEEIEEIEIDPEEDALFNKYIAPVDGEENEDGTVVLNLADRIMEKIREKEMMEAAANGKMSNSRGDDSGEPEGVMLPPKVIEVYTRVGELLARYRSGKLPKAFKIIPSLRNWQDILYVTNPAAWSTQAVYEATKLFVSNLKANQSQKFITNILLERFRDDIQANKTLNYHVYRALKKALYKPAAFFKGFLFPLCESGTCTLKEAVIAGSILSKVSVPALHSAAALLRLADMEYSGPNSLFIKILLDKKYALPYKVVDGVVFHFIQFRAVESQLPVVWHQSLLVFAQRYKNDITEDQRDSIMAVLKIHNHSSITPEIRRELLSGATRQLATGQMDLN is encoded by the coding sequence atgCCAAAAGCTATAAAGCAAGATCAAAAACTCCGCCATGATCCCTTACATATGGAGCTGGCGCAGGAGGGAGGAGTTTTGAGATCTCAGACGAAAAGTAAAGCTGGCCGAGCTAAGAAGGTCGGTGAGGACTCAGAAGACAAGGCAGAGGGCTTTGTTGGAGCTAGCTTATCACGAAAAATTCTTCAGATTGCTAAGGAGCAGCAAGACGAGATTGAACAGGAGGAAAACCAAGGATCAGCAAGAAATAGATCAAGTGCGAATTTCGGTTTCGACGATGAAGACATCACCGGCCGTTTTggtaatgatgatgaagaatctgacgacgaagattATGAAGACTACGAAGAGATCGAGGAGATTGAGATCGATCCTGAAGAGGATGCTTTATTCAACAAATATATTGCGCCTGTAGACggtgaagaaaatgaggaCGGTACAGTTGTTTTGAACCTGGCTGATAGAATTATGGAAAAAATCCGAGAAAAAGAGATGATGGAAGCCGCCGCTAATGGTAAAATGTCAAACTCTCGAGGAGATGATTCTGGTGAGCCTGAAGGTGTCATGCTTCCTCCTAAAGTTATTGAAGTCTACACTAGGGTTGGTGAACTACTAGCGAGATACCGTTCTGGTAAACTTCCCAAAGCGTTTAAAATCATTCCTTCTCTTAGAAACTGGCAAGATATTCTTTATGTCACCAATCCTGCTGCTTGGTCGACACAGGCTGTTTATGAAGCAACTAAGCTATTTGTTTCTAACCTTAAGGCTAACCAATCACAAAAGTTCATTACCAACATTCTATTAGAAAGATTCAGGGATGACATTCAAGCTAACAAGACTTTAAACTACCATGTATACCGTGCACTCAAAAAGGCTCTTTATAAGCCTGCTGCTTTCTTCAAAGGATTTTTGTTCCCTCTGTGCGAGTCGGGTACATGTACATTAAAAGAGGCTGTGATTGCCGGCTCAATTCTCAGTAAAGTGTCGGTTCCAGCATTGCATTCCGCTGCTGCCTTGCTGAGATTGGCTGACATGGAGTATTCCGGTCCCAACTCTTTATTTATCAAGATTCTTCTCGACAAGAAATATGCCCTACCTTATAAGGTCGTTGATGGAGTGGTGTTCCACTTCATTCAATTCAGAGCTGTGGAATCACAGTTACCGGTAGTATGGCACCAGTCTTTGCTGGTATTTGCTCAAAGATATAAAAACGATATAACCGAGGACCAGAGAGACTCTATAATGGCTGTGTTGAAGATTCACAACCATAGTTCCATCACCCCCGAGATCCGTAGAGAGCTTCTTTCTGGAGCCACTAGACAGTTGGCTACGGGTCAAATGGACTTGAATTAG
- the SRM1 gene encoding Srm1p (Nucleotide exchange factor for Gsp1p; localizes to the nucleus, required for nucleocytoplasmic trafficking of macromolecules; suppressor of the pheromone response pathway; potentially phosphorylated by Cdc28p; GO_component: GO:0016021 - integral component of membrane [Evidence ISM] [PMID 12192589]; GO_component: GO:0000790 - nuclear chromatin [Evidence IDA] [PMID 16365162]; GO_component: GO:0005634 - nucleus [Evidence IEA,IEA]; GO_component: GO:0005634 - nucleus [Evidence IDA] [PMID 1666302]; GO_component: GO:0005634 - nucleus [Evidence IDA] [PMID 1865879]; GO_function: GO:0005087 - Ran guanyl-nucleotide exchange factor activity [Evidence IGI] [PMID 1865879]; GO_function: GO:0005085 - guanyl-nucleotide exchange factor activity [Evidence IEA]; GO_function: GO:0004871 - signal transducer activity [Evidence IMP] [PMID 2548085]; GO_process: GO:0007049 - cell cycle [Evidence IEA]; GO_process: GO:0051301 - cell division [Evidence IEA]; GO_process: GO:0007067 - mitotic nuclear division [Evidence IEA]; GO_process: GO:0006407 - rRNA export from nucleus [Evidence IMP] [PMID 11739405]; GO_process: GO:0043087 - regulation of GTPase activity [Evidence IEA]; GO_process: GO:0019236 - response to pheromone [Evidence IEA]; GO_process: GO:0000054 - ribosomal subunit export from nucleus [Evidence IMP] [PMID 11739405]; GO_process: GO:0006810 - transport [Evidence IEA]) — MAKIATESTRKRGRSQAASEEPTVAVNGTAKKAKLVRTNGKATKPYSRDGPGRPARTSSSVTSSTSRTVVNEIPTLPTQRLNVYVFGSGSLCELGLGPNVTEVKRPRLNPLLPIDEIGIVSLAVGGAHVIAIDYAGKLWTWGQNDSGVLGRYTKEDYESGDVDLDNDINALESTPSRVTGIPDHLKFVAVAASDNLSAAITDEGHLWAWGTFIDDGDKAFKSGIEIQTTPVYISQIRGAVGIAGGKDHLLIVDKYGQVYAWGTGQNYQLGVQVNARLRTKTFGPIKIKGLKNIKSVAAGEYHSFAIDIDNKLWAWGLNNFGQCATWGSGDDNEAGSGVSVTKPTLAKFFEDKEVAQVDGGNHHSLILTTNGEVYAVGEMNFNQLGIPTNALPESTVREKNGSPSYVPIPTKLTTGMSEEQSLQLPKFKYIATGTDHSLAVSAEDGSIWTWGFGEVYQLGHGKPAGEDSPEDEEVPTRIKNTATTGVNMVFVGAGGQFSVSAGLPREE, encoded by the coding sequence ATGGCTAAAATTGCTACTGAAAGTACAAGGAAGAGAGGTCGTTCTCAGGCTGCTTCAGAAGAACCCACTGTCGCTGTAAATGGTACTGCTAAAAAGGCCAAATTAGTAAGAACCAATGGCAAAGCAACAAAACCATATTCCCGCGATGGTCCGGGCCGACCTGCCAGGACAAGTAGTTCTGTTACAAGTTCAACATCTCGTACTGTCGTCAACGAGATTCCCACTTTACCTACGCAGCGTTTGAACGTTTACGTTTTTGGATCTGGTTCACTTTGTGAGTTGGGCCTTGGTCCTAATGTCACTGAAGTTAAGAGACCCAGACTTAACCCTTTATTACCAATTGACGAAATTGGTATTGTTTCTTTGGCTGTGGGTGGTGCCCATGTCATTGCTATTGATTACGCTGGCAAATTGTGGACTTGGGGTCAAAACGACTCTGGCGTATTGGGTCGTTACACCAAAGAAGATTATGAGAGCGGTGATGTTGACCTTGATAACGATATCAACGCATTAGAATCAACACCTTCGCGAGTTACTGGTATTCCAGATCATTTGAAATTTGTCGCTGTGGCTGCCTCTGACAATTTGTCGGCTGCCATTACTGACGAAGGGCACCTTTGGGCCTGGGGTACTTTtattgatgatggtgaCAAGGCCTTCAAGAGTGGCATTGAAATTCAAACTACTCCCGTTTATATTTCGCAAATTCGAGGAGCTGTAGGTATTGCTGGAGGTAAAGATCATTTATTAATTGTTGATAAATACGGACAAGTATATGCCTGGGGTACTGGTCAGAATTACCAGTTGGGTGTGCAAGTCAATGCTCGTCTCAGAACAAAGACATTTGGGCCCATCAAAATTAAAGGATTAAAAAACATTAAATCAGTTGCCGCTGGCGAATATCACTCATTTGCGATTGACATTGATAACAAGCTGTGGGCATGGGGTCTCAACAACTTTGGCCAGTGTGCTACTTGGGGTTCGGGTGATGACAATGAAGCCGGAAGCGGTGTCTCAGTTACTAAACCCACGTTAGCCAAATTTTTTGAGGACAAAGAGGTTGCTCAAGTTGATGGTGGTAACCATCACTCTCTCATTTTGACTACCAATGGCGAAGTCTATGCCGTTGGTGAAATGAACTTTAACCAATTGGGAATACCAACAAATGCTCTCCCTGAGTCTACTGTTCGTGAGAAGAATGGATCTCCTTCATACGTTCCGATTCCCACTAAGCTTACTACAGGCATGTCTGAGGAACAGAGCTTACAACTCCCTAAATTCAAATATATCGCTACTGGCACTGATCACTCTCTTGCTGTATCTGCTGAAGACGGTTCTATTTGGACATGGGGTTTCGGTGAAGTATATCAACTTGGCCACGGTAAGCCTGCAGGAGAAGATTCTCCTGAGGATGAGGAGGTTCCTACAAGAATTAAGAACACCGCTACTACTGGTGTCAATATGGTATTTGtaggtgctggtggtcagTTCAGCGTTTCAGCTGGTCTTCCCCGCGAAGAATAA
- the PEP1 gene encoding Pep1p (Type I transmembrane sorting receptor for multiple vacuolar hydrolases; cycles between the late-Golgi and prevacuolar endosome-like compartments; GO_component: GO:0005794 - Golgi apparatus [Evidence IEA,IEA]; GO_component: GO:0005794 - Golgi apparatus [Evidence IDA] [PMID 20936498]; GO_component: GO:0016021 - integral component of membrane [Evidence IEA,IEA]; GO_component: GO:0016021 - integral component of membrane [Evidence ISM] [PMID 12192589]; GO_component: GO:0031902 - late endosome membrane [Evidence IEA]; GO_component: GO:0016020 - membrane [Evidence IEA]; GO_function: GO:0000166 - nucleotide binding [Evidence IEA]; GO_function: GO:0005048 - signal sequence binding [Evidence IMP,IPI] [PMID 8187177]; GO_process: GO:0006623 - protein targeting to vacuole [Evidence IMP,IPI] [PMID 8187177]; GO_process: GO:0015031 - protein transport [Evidence IEA]; GO_process: GO:0006810 - transport [Evidence IEA]; GO_process: GO:0007034 - vacuolar transport [Evidence IMP,IPI] [PMID 8187177]), whose amino-acid sequence MHITVSDRTRSEYGSILKSNSNGTDYVLSLEGVNRNDIGYVDFEKMHGLEGVALANVVSNLNEAKNGARKKLKTKITHNDGATWSFIKPPQRDSNGDSYDCSGSLDECSLNLHGYTEREDYRDSYSSDSAVGLMIAVGNVGKSLTDKKDGNTFLTRDGGITWKEIRKGAFMWEFGDSGSIITIVNGHDSTNVLYYSLNEGASWNEYKFSDDLVKVDDIATVPSDTSRKFVLFGRPPAKEGAKSFAIQVDFTGLTDRKCVLDSGDANKDDFELWAPSHPDLKESCLFGHEALYHRKIPDRDCYIGWAPDRDIMKPHQVIRNCTCSRQDFECDFNYYAANDGTCQLVPGFSPPDHKAVCTEMPGTIEYWEPTGYRRVPLSTCDGGSEFDRVVSHPCPGEEDRYDRKHGGLGGFALFVVVMLPIGMALVIGYIVWDHFQKRYGQIRLGAEDDDQPAVLRYAVISVAAVIAFVSVIPTFAKAAFENITSRLSGSRQGIRFTTRSSLSRNNQRYSPVDIEESGELLGEDDDDILDDEELDQEL is encoded by the coding sequence ATGCATATAACAGTTAGCGATAGAACTAGATCTGAGTATGGATCTATTCTTAAGTCGAATTCGAATGGAACTGATTATGTTTTGTCACTTGAAGGTGTAAATAGAAACGATATTGGATATGTTGACTTTGAAAAAATGCATGGCTTGGAAGGCGTTGCGTTGGCAAATGTTGTCAGCAATCTTAATGAAGCTAAGAATGGTGCTAGAAAGAAGCTCAAAACAAAGATCACCCACAACGATGGTGCTACCTGGTCTTTCATTAAGCCACCTCAACGTGATTCAAATGGTGACTCGTATGACTGTTCCGGCAGCTTGGATGAATGCTCATTGAACTTACATGGCTACACTGAACGAGAAGACTATAGGGACAGCTATTCTTCCGACTCTGCCGTAGGTTTGATGATTGCTGTTGGAAATGTGGGAAAATCGTTGACGGACAAAAAGGATGGAAATACTTTCTTGACCAGGGATGGCGGCATAACATGGAAGGAAATTAGAAAGGGAGCATTTATGTGGGAGTTTGGTGATTCTGGTTCAATCATTACTATTGTCAATGGTCATGATTCCACAAACGTCCTTTACTATTCGCTCAACGAGGGCGCTTCATGGAACGAATACAAGTTTAGTGATGATCTAGTCAaagttgatgatattgccaCAGTTCCCTCAGACACTAGTCGTaaatttgttctttttggcAGACCACCGGCCAAGGAAGGCGCCAAGTCCTTTGCTATTCAGGTAGACTTCACTGGACTGACTGATCGAAAATGTGTTCTGGACAGTGGTGATGCTAATAAAGATGACTTTGAACTTTGGGCACCATCCCATCCAGATTTGAAGGAGAGCTGCTTATTTGGCCATGAAGCACTTTATCATAGAAAGATCCCTGATCGTGATTGTTATATCGGTTGGGCTCCAGACAGAGATATCATGAAACCACATCAAGTCATTCGAAACTGTACATGTTCAAGACAAGATTTCGAGTGTGATTTCAATTACTATGCTGCTAATGATGGAACGTGTCAACTGGTTCCTGGATTCTCACCTCCTGATCATAAGGCCGTTTGTACGGAAATGCCAGGGACCATTGAGTATTGGGAACCTACGGGATACAGACGAGTTCCTCTGAGTACCTGTGACGGTGGCTCAGAATTCGATAGGGTGGTTTCTCATCCATGTCCGGGTGAAGAAGACAGATACGATCGAAAGCATGGAGGGTTGGGAGGCTTTGCTCTTTTTGTAGTGGTAATGCTCCCTATAGGCATGGCCTTAGTCATTGGTTATATTGTGTGGGACCACTTCCAAAAGAGATACGGTCAAATCAGACTTGGAGCTGAGGATGATGACCAACCAGCAGTTCTTCGCTATGCTGTTATCTCAGTAGCTGCTGTGATTGCATTTGTATCTGTTATTCCCACCTTTGCGAAGGCTGCATTTGAAAACATCACTTCTCGACTTTCTGGTTCGCGCCAAGGCATCCGCTTTACTACTCGAAGCTCACTTTCACGCAATAACCAACGCTACTCACCTGTAGACATCGAAGAAAGCGGTGAGCTCCTCGGTgaggacgatgatgatatctTGGACGATGAAGAGTTAGACCAAGAGCTGTAA
- the VTH2 gene encoding Vth2p (Putative membrane glycoprotein; has strong similarity to Vth1p and Pep1p/Vps10p; may be involved in vacuolar protein sorting; GO_component: GO:0005794 - Golgi apparatus [Evidence IEA,IEA]; GO_component: GO:0016021 - integral component of membrane [Evidence IEA,IEA]; GO_component: GO:0016021 - integral component of membrane [Evidence ISM] [PMID 12192589]; GO_component: GO:0016020 - membrane [Evidence IEA]; GO_function: GO:0000166 - nucleotide binding [Evidence IEA]; GO_function: GO:0005048 - signal sequence binding [Evidence IGI,ISA] [PMID 8636229]; GO_process: GO:0006896 - Golgi to vacuole transport [Evidence IGI] [PMID 8662642]; GO_process: GO:0006623 - protein targeting to vacuole [Evidence IGI] [PMID 8636229]; GO_process: GO:0015031 - protein transport [Evidence IEA]; GO_process: GO:0006810 - transport [Evidence IEA]) — protein sequence MRLLLWSALVSVITLCVAFDPKVTVTDFDQPLQGLIYFQDSSVVLYHSSDGSLKRSEDDGASWKDVKLEGAKRNGGIQHLIEHPFDNSIAYALSANSDTHFITTDQGSTWRSFKIQSINRFNPGRPLSFHKSNSRYVIVSGAECPNGNPYSAQCVDRVVYSTSNFENSDHGSRLGDKAFRCEWGHTNKDSDDSIPQDAILCLLEVDNSRRLALSTDFFRSYETIKIDGKDVDNVLDFGTMSKFFVAAVGPETDISLLTSVDLTKWSEGSFPDDGKSTINHVSAFTILESSKHSLHINVAHDGSSKLGEGTLYTSNSKGNYFKKSLDHTSRSNDGLVDTESVEGIDGIVISNVKENEHNVRTKISYDDGRTWSYLSVGDCKDLGGSNPNRCNVNLHAVLDHKNIGRIFSSPAPGILAGIGNTGRKLEDRSKGDFYLSQDSGLTWKRVYRGPHFYEFADQGNIVLAIKDTEEGKKDGTDEVVYSLDRGNTWEKFKLKEKFIPHFLLTTPDATSSKFLLLATRSKNKKPVSIAIDFDGLYKDKCVMKDDGSGDFEKWYARYDPDTKEPTCILGHKQFFWRKKIDSRCYVGDLYHEQFASTEDCPCAEVDYECDERFVLSPEGQCVPNRDYLKELKQCKTGETYERSTGYALIPGNTCKKDGGKTLDGKKSVVCGSEENGDNGDDNGDKADGKIKSHRNLFNGEIVNYFYLPLDKDSVDDETIIAQNSYDEAFITHDQGLNWDKLLDGKEIASITSNPNFPNDVYVLTFDSQLHISTDRGHSFNNVKLPANVAPQYGGSIDFHPKNREWLIYMGETGCDNPFSCKLGAYYSTNGGKSWDKLVEDVTRCSWVGQLLHKTDEKLIFCNHIVSEGFTARKALVSSEDYFKTKTTHFDSVVGYAFQSEFIVVATVSIDGI from the coding sequence ATGAGGTTATTACTGTGGTCGGCTCTGGTGTCTGTGATAACGCTATGTGTGGCATTTGATCCAAAAGTCACAGTAACAGACTTTGATCAGCCTTTGCAGGggttgatatattttcaagatAGCTCAGTGGTATTATATCACTCATCAGACGGCTCATTAAAGAGATCGGAAGACGATGGTGCTTCTTGGAAGGATGTCAAGCTAGAAGGCGCTAAACGTAATGGAGGCATCCAACATTTAATTGAACATCCCTTCGACAATAGTATTGCCTACGCTTTGAGTGCTAACTCTGATACTCATTTTATCACcactgatcaaggctctaCTTGGAGATCTTTCAAAATTCAGTCGATTAATCGGTTTAATCCAGGCAGACCACTATCATTTCACAAGAGTAACTCTCGTTATGTTATTGTTAGTGGTGCCGAGTGTCCTAATGGTAATCCATACAGTGCCCAATGTGTCGATAGAGTGGTTTATAGTACTAGCAACTTTGAAAATTCTGATCATGGTTCTCGCCTGGGCGACAAGGCCTTTCGCTGTGAATGGGGACATACTAATAAAGACAGTGACGATTCCATTCCTCAGGATGCCATCTTGTGTCTTTTGGAGGTAGACAACAGTCGTCGATTGGCATTATCTACTGATTTCTTTAGAAGCTATGagacaataaaaatagatGGCAAGGATGTCGACAATGTCCTCGATTTTGGTACAATGAGCAAATTTTtcgttgctgctgtagGACCCGAAACTGACATTTCCTTGTTGACTTCTGTTGATCTTACCAAATGGTCTGAGGGTTCGTTTCCTGATGATGGCAAGTCCACGATTAACCATGTTTCTGCATTTACAATTCTCGAGTCCAGTAAGCACTCTCTTCATATTAATGTTGCTCATGACGGTAGTAGTAAACTGGGTGAAGGTACCTTATATACTAGTAACTCAAAGGGTAAttatttcaagaaatcCTTGGATCACACTTCCCGTAGCAATGATGGTCTAGTGGACACTGAAAGCGTAGAGGGTATTGATGGTATTGTCATCAGTAATGTTAAGGAGAACGAGCATAATGTGAGAACCAAGATTTCTTATGACGATGGCCGTACTTGGAGTTATCTCAGTGTAGGTGACTGTAAGGATCTTGGAGGCAGTAATCCAAATCGGTGTAATGTAAACCTCCATGCAGTTTTGGATCACAAGAATATTGGTCGTATTTTCTCGTCACCTGCCCCAGGAATCCTCGCTGGTATTGGAAACACTGGACGCAAACTTGAAGATAGATCTAAAGGTGATTTTTACCTATCACAGGATTCGGGTCTAACTTGGAAGCGAGTGTATCGTGGTCCACATTTCTACGAGTTTGCTGATCAAGGTAACATTGTTTTGGCTATTAAGGACACCGAGGAGGGCAAAAAGGATGGCACTGATGAAGTAGTATACTCACTGGACCGTGGTAATACATGGGAGAAGTTTAAGCTTAAAGAGAAATTCATCcctcattttcttttgactACACCAGATGCTACTTCGTCGAAGTTCTTATTATTGGCTAcaagaagcaaaaataaaaaaccTGTTTCTATCGCTATAGACTTTGATGGTCTTTACAAAGACAAATGTGTCATGAAAGATGATGGTTCAGGGGATTTCGAAAAATGGTATGCTCGATACGATCCTGACACCAAAGAGCCAACTTGTATTCTTGGTCACAAGCAATTTTTCtggagaaaaaaaatcgattCAAGGTGTTATGTTGGTGATTTGTATCATGAACAATTTGCATCCACTGAAGACTGCCCCTGTGCTGAGGTTGATTATGAATGCGATGAACGCTTCGTGCTTTCTCCAGAGGGTCAATGTGTACCGAACCGAGACTATCTCAAAGAACTTAAACAATGCAAAACTGGCGAAACTTATGAGCGGTCTACTGGATATGCTCTTATTCCTGGTAATACCTGTAAGAAAGATGGTGGAAAGACTTTGGATGGTAAAAAGAGCGTTGTATGTGGAAGCGAAGAAAACGGTGACAATGGTGATGACAACGGTGACAAAGCTGATGGCAAAATAAAGTCACATCgcaatcttttcaatggtGAGATTGTCAACTATTTCTACCTACCTCTTGACAAAGACTCTGTGGATGATGAAACAATCATTGCTCAAAACAGCTACGATGAAGCTTTTATCACTCATGATCAAGGTTTGAACTGGGACAAATTACTAGACGGAAAGGAAATTGCGTCAATTACTTCCAACCCCAATTTCCCCAATGATGTATATGTACTCACATTCGACTCGCAGCTGCATATATCCACCGACCGTGGCCACAGTTTCAACAACGTCAAGCTCCCAGCAAATGTGGCACCACAATACGGTGGATCGATCGATTTCCACCCTAAAAATCGTGAATGGCTCATTTACATGGGCGAGACTGGTTGCGACAATCCATTTTCGTGCAAGTTGGGTGCATACTACTCGACTAATGGTGGTAAATCTTGGGACAAgcttgttgaagatgtgaCTCGGTGTTCGTGGGTTGGCCAGCTACTCCATAAGACAGACGAGAAGCTTATTTTCTGTAACCATATTGTTAGCGAAGGATTCACCGCACGGAAAGCACTCGTTTCCAGTGAGGATTActtcaaaaccaaaacgACGCATTTCGACAGTGTTGTTGGCTATGCTTTTCAGAGCGAGTTTATTGTTGTGGCTACGGTGAGTATTGATGGCATTTAA